The following coding sequences lie in one Dunckerocampus dactyliophorus isolate RoL2022-P2 chromosome 4, RoL_Ddac_1.1, whole genome shotgun sequence genomic window:
- the LOC129179565 gene encoding gastrula zinc finger protein XlCGF8.2DB-like → MKHCYAKMATSSQREGGRESALPTPSLSSTEKKPQTADNDILKLTDRQEERSTQLQGVSSTLKQEDPQPRHVKEEEEDPQPLHVKEEEVQADGDHCGGSQADSLLAPLSDSDLTTSHSPEDEDSDSNQESLSSDTDAEGDMRMHIDNKHSQCSKKKEGKKCFTCSICAKSFSFKCRLTRHMQTHTGEKPFSCSVCAKGFISKRDLIRHMLTHTGEKLFGCSVCAKSFSRKDLLTQHMLTHTGEKVFGCSVCTKSFSRKDLMTLHMRTHTGEKPFGCSVCAKSFSQKGTLTQHMLTHTGEKPFGCPVCAKSFSLKGTLAQHMLTHTEEKTFSCSVCAKCFVSKRNLTQHMRKHTGEKPFGCSVCGKQFSQKCYVISHMRRH, encoded by the exons ACTCCCAGCCTATCATCAACGGAGAAAAAGCCCCAAACGGCAGATAACG acatcctGAAACTGACTGATCGTCAAGAAGAACGTTCCACTCAGCTGCAGGGGGTgagctccactttgaagcaggaggatcCACAGCCCCgccacgttaaagaggaagaggaggatccaCAGCCTCtccatgttaaagaggaagaggtgcaagctgatggagaccactgtggaggatcacaagcagacagccTCCTAGCTccgctatcagatagtgacctcacaacatcacactctcctgaggatGAAGACAGCGACTCCAACCAAGAGTCtctgagcagcgatacagacgCTGAAGGTGATATGAGGATGCACattgacaacaaacactctCAATGCTCGAAAAAGAAGGAGGGTAAAAAATGTTTCACCTGCTCAATTTGTGCTAAATCATTTTCCTTCAAGTGCCGTTTGACTCGACACATGCAAacccacactggagaaaaacctttcagttgctctgTTTGTGCGAAAGGCTTTATTTCAAAGAGAGATTTGATTCGacacatgctgacacacacaggagaaaaactatttggttgctcagtttgtgctaaaagcttTTCTCGTAAGGACCTTTTGACTCAACACATGctgacgcacacaggagaaaaagttTTTGGTTGCTCAGTTTGTACTAAAAGCTTTTCTCGTAAGGACCTTATGACTCTACACAtgcgaacacacacaggagaaaaaccttttggctgctcagtttgtgcaaAAAGCTTTTCTCAGAAGGGCACTTTGACTCAACACATGCttacacacacgggagaaaaaccttttggttgCCCTGTTTGTGCAAAAAGCTTTTCTCTGAAGGGCACGCTGGCTCAacacatgctgacacacacagaagaaaaaacgttcagttgctcagtttgtgcgaAATGTTTCGTTTCCAAGAgaaatttgactcaacacatgcggaaacacacaggagaaaaaccttttggttgctcagtttgtggtaaacaaTTCTCTCAAAAGTGCTATGTGATATCACACATGAGAAGGcactag